The following coding sequences lie in one Sphingobium sp. KCTC 72723 genomic window:
- a CDS encoding M10 family metallopeptidase C-terminal domain-containing protein — protein MSLSGQMVPSTVIAADADASLTGSLSGTEGYDLIGVDLVAGQTYSFSYRGTATGGIDDPYLALFDPTLGSVLAEDDDGGAGRGSLITFTAATTGTHYLYATSWYTLGTGDPSLDTGDYTIDVWSPDPAKDAPSTFAGAETITQGTTFGYLDSGSDVDIYRIDVTAGNVYSFTYAGGIAGSAELSAPAEGENIGIVSIYDADGALVTAGVNYETGVNFFAENSGTYYVEISPYDPGLTGGYTLDVAELDPADYNPLDSIDWRSADNVPFVDVGGVPTAYVYFAPAGENFGETGDDGTTPMVTYGWKQFQINGVMAALGEFEEILGVNYEITTDVTQATFRLVTTESTEYGAYFYPQDPSYGTQQGIGAFNLLSGGFSLPESLQPGGYSFAVVMHEFGHAHGLAHPHDNGGGSDVMLGVTGSDSLGIYDLNQGVYTVMSYNDGWQTNPDGPQPYTRATIGYGWSGSLSAFDIAQLQLRYGVHENNIGNDVYRIDNANSKGTFYETIWDTGGTDTILYTGNADAHIDLLAATLDYTPTGGGVVSYAESFHGGFTIANGVVIENATGSYGNDELLGNSADNLIKGNGGNDTILGREGNDTLRGNDGNDTIYGGAGDDILEGGANVDILIGGAGSDQLNGGAGKDIFRFDDDDVDGSRDYILDFTNRIDIIDLSGIDADRNTVDDDAFVRIGKAQFSGTAGELRLVSGTLYGDTDGDGAADFTLQLTGKSHVFVEDIIL, from the coding sequence ATGTCTCTGTCGGGCCAGATGGTGCCTTCTACTGTAATCGCGGCTGATGCTGACGCATCGCTTACGGGCAGCCTTTCCGGTACGGAAGGCTATGATCTGATCGGCGTGGATCTGGTCGCAGGCCAGACTTACAGCTTCTCCTACCGTGGCACCGCGACGGGCGGGATCGACGATCCCTATCTGGCGCTGTTCGATCCCACATTGGGTTCGGTGCTGGCGGAAGATGATGATGGTGGCGCAGGTCGTGGATCGCTGATCACCTTTACAGCGGCCACAACGGGGACGCATTATCTCTACGCCACGTCATGGTATACGCTGGGAACCGGCGATCCGTCGCTGGATACCGGCGACTATACCATCGATGTCTGGTCGCCAGATCCTGCTAAGGACGCGCCCTCCACTTTTGCCGGCGCTGAAACGATTACCCAAGGCACGACCTTTGGCTATCTGGATTCCGGCAGCGACGTCGACATTTATCGGATCGATGTGACGGCGGGCAATGTCTATTCCTTCACCTATGCTGGCGGCATCGCCGGTTCTGCGGAATTGTCCGCTCCGGCCGAAGGCGAAAATATCGGTATCGTCTCGATCTACGATGCCGACGGCGCATTGGTCACCGCAGGTGTCAATTACGAAACCGGCGTGAACTTCTTCGCTGAAAATTCCGGCACCTATTATGTCGAAATTTCGCCCTACGACCCCGGCCTGACCGGCGGATATACGCTCGACGTCGCGGAACTCGACCCGGCGGATTATAACCCGCTGGATTCGATCGACTGGCGCAGCGCCGACAATGTGCCATTCGTCGATGTGGGCGGCGTTCCTACCGCCTATGTATATTTCGCGCCTGCCGGTGAAAATTTCGGTGAAACAGGCGACGATGGCACGACGCCGATGGTCACCTACGGCTGGAAGCAATTCCAGATCAACGGCGTGATGGCTGCGCTGGGCGAATTTGAAGAGATATTGGGCGTAAATTACGAGATTACGACCGATGTAACGCAGGCGACGTTCCGACTGGTCACGACGGAATCGACGGAATATGGCGCATATTTCTATCCCCAGGATCCCAGCTACGGGACGCAGCAGGGGATTGGCGCCTTCAACCTGCTCAGCGGCGGCTTCTCCTTGCCGGAAAGCCTGCAACCGGGTGGATATTCCTTCGCGGTCGTCATGCACGAATTCGGCCACGCACATGGTCTGGCCCATCCGCACGACAATGGCGGCGGGTCGGACGTCATGCTGGGCGTGACGGGTTCGGATTCGCTGGGCATCTACGACCTCAACCAGGGCGTCTACACCGTCATGTCCTATAATGACGGCTGGCAAACCAACCCCGACGGTCCGCAACCCTATACGCGCGCGACCATCGGCTATGGCTGGTCGGGCAGCCTCAGCGCGTTCGACATCGCCCAGCTTCAGCTACGCTATGGCGTGCATGAAAATAATATAGGCAATGACGTCTACCGGATCGACAATGCCAACAGCAAAGGCACCTTCTACGAAACGATCTGGGACACTGGCGGCACCGACACCATTCTCTACACGGGCAATGCCGACGCGCATATCGACCTGCTGGCTGCAACGCTCGACTACACACCCACAGGTGGCGGCGTAGTTTCCTATGCCGAAAGCTTCCATGGCGGCTTTACCATCGCCAATGGTGTCGTGATCGAAAATGCCACCGGCAGCTATGGCAATGACGAACTGCTGGGTAACAGCGCCGATAACCTGATCAAGGGCAATGGCGGCAACGACACGATATTGGGTCGTGAAGGCAATGATACGCTGCGGGGCAATGACGGCAACGACACCATCTATGGCGGCGCTGGCGACGACATTCTGGAAGGCGGTGCAAATGTCGACATCCTCATTGGCGGGGCCGGTTCCGATCAACTCAACGGCGGCGCGGGCAAGGATATTTTCCGCTTCGACGATGATGATGTCGATGGCAGCCGGGACTATATTCTCGACTTCACCAACCGCATCGACATCATCGACCTGAGCGGTATCGACGCGGACCGCAATACAGTGGATGATGATGCCTTCGTCCGCATCGGCAAGGCGCAATTCAGCGGCACAGCCGGGGAATTGCGTCTGGTCAGCGGCACCCTATATGGCGACACCGACGGGGATGGCGCGGCGGATTTCACGCTCCAGCTCACCGGAAAATCGCATGTCTTTGTTGAAGACATCATTCTGTAG
- a CDS encoding lytic murein transglycosylase, whose protein sequence is MGDSLRIFALSALLGLSVISATALVPATAQAQDGTDFRAYLESLRPKARAMGISDATMDGVFPTLTANPRVVALDQTQPGGGAYSPIPNFEPYRRQHVDAARIGRGRTVYQANRARLSRIEAETGVPEEIMVAIFGHETNYGSYTGDFDLIRSLATLAHEGRRRTLFEPELLATLKMLDSGVPRSRLVGSWAGATGYPQFLPSVYLRIAKDGDGDGRADIWTSQADALASIANYFVQAGWRRGQPWGVAVSVPAGLDRASIAARTTPARCPRVFNRHSRWLSMAEWRNLGLFPTGGSWPGDSVMATLLEPDGPGKTAYLLTSNYRAILDYNCSNFYALSVGLLADAVKQ, encoded by the coding sequence ATGGGAGATTCTTTGCGTATATTTGCCCTTTCGGCGCTGCTGGGCTTGTCCGTCATTTCTGCAACCGCACTCGTTCCAGCGACGGCGCAGGCGCAGGATGGCACGGATTTCCGCGCCTATCTGGAAAGCCTGCGGCCAAAGGCACGGGCCATGGGCATCAGCGACGCGACGATGGACGGGGTGTTTCCGACACTGACTGCCAATCCCCGCGTCGTGGCGCTGGACCAGACGCAACCGGGTGGCGGCGCCTATTCGCCGATCCCCAATTTCGAACCCTATCGTCGTCAGCATGTCGACGCCGCGCGCATCGGCCGGGGCCGCACCGTCTATCAGGCCAATCGCGCCCGGCTGTCGAGGATCGAGGCCGAGACGGGCGTGCCGGAGGAGATCATGGTCGCGATCTTCGGCCATGAAACCAATTATGGCAGCTATACCGGCGATTTCGACCTGATCCGTTCGCTCGCCACATTGGCGCATGAAGGACGCAGGCGCACTTTGTTTGAGCCGGAATTGCTGGCCACGCTTAAAATGCTGGACAGCGGCGTGCCACGCAGCCGCCTCGTTGGCAGTTGGGCCGGGGCCACTGGCTATCCCCAATTCCTGCCCAGCGTCTATCTGCGCATTGCCAAGGATGGCGATGGTGATGGCCGCGCCGACATCTGGACCAGCCAGGCCGATGCGCTGGCATCCATCGCCAATTATTTCGTGCAGGCCGGGTGGCGACGCGGCCAGCCCTGGGGCGTGGCGGTAAGCGTCCCCGCCGGCCTTGATCGTGCCAGCATCGCGGCGCGCACTACGCCCGCCCGCTGCCCGCGCGTGTTCAACCGGCACAGCCGCTGGCTGTCGATGGCGGAGTGGCGCAATCTGGGCCTGTTCCCAACTGGTGGCAGCTGGCCGGGCGACAGCGTCATGGCGACATTGCTGGAACCGGACGGGCCGGGCAAGACGGCCTATCTGCTGACCAGCAATTATCGGGCGATTCTGGATTATAACTGTTCCAATTTCTATGCTTTATCAGTGGGGTTGCTGGCCGATGCGGTCAAACAATAG
- a CDS encoding septal ring lytic transglycosylase RlpA family protein codes for MRSNNRGMLPVLAGAMTLLVSCSGGEQPGVPPAPAPISRPVAQRGMVADDPVKIGAAYKVGGTTYTPEDAPNYDVVGYAGWYGEELAGGDTANGEAFVPSAITAAHRTLPLPSYVEVTALDTGRTIVVRVNDRGPFANSRIIDLSRGAAEQLGLIGAGAAPVRVRRVSPPDQERVALRSHGRVAERLETPPALLKALREKLPRKPAFTAAAPAPATKAVPKPMLRETSPPLAGSAPVPMAKSYVVQVAAFSSRARAQTLATRIGAQAVEGAGLWRVRFGPYPTQDAAQAGVRAAASGGFENARIMANDAP; via the coding sequence ATGCGGTCAAACAATAGGGGGATGCTGCCGGTTCTGGCCGGGGCAATGACTTTGCTCGTTTCGTGCAGCGGCGGTGAACAGCCAGGTGTACCACCGGCACCAGCGCCCATATCGCGGCCCGTGGCGCAGCGTGGCATGGTTGCCGACGATCCGGTAAAGATCGGCGCAGCTTATAAAGTCGGCGGCACGACCTATACGCCCGAAGACGCGCCCAATTACGACGTTGTCGGCTATGCGGGTTGGTATGGGGAGGAACTGGCGGGCGGGGACACGGCCAATGGCGAGGCGTTCGTTCCGTCTGCCATCACTGCCGCGCACCGCACGCTGCCGCTACCCAGCTATGTCGAGGTGACGGCGCTCGACACCGGGCGAACCATCGTGGTGCGTGTCAACGACCGGGGACCGTTCGCCAACAGCCGTATCATCGACCTGTCGCGTGGAGCGGCGGAACAGTTGGGGCTGATTGGCGCAGGCGCAGCCCCGGTGCGGGTCCGGCGGGTCAGTCCGCCCGATCAGGAACGTGTGGCGCTGCGCAGCCATGGGCGGGTTGCCGAACGGCTGGAAACGCCGCCTGCGCTGTTGAAAGCGTTGCGCGAAAAATTGCCCAGGAAGCCTGCGTTTACAGCCGCCGCCCCTGCGCCTGCTACCAAGGCCGTGCCAAAGCCGATGCTACGCGAAACATCGCCTCCGCTCGCTGGTTCGGCGCCTGTGCCGATGGCAAAATCCTATGTCGTGCAGGTCGCGGCTTTCTCCTCCCGCGCGCGTGCGCAAACGCTGGCGACGCGGATCGGCGCGCAGGCGGTCGAGGGTGCCGGGCTGTGGCGCGTGCGCTTTGGTCCCTATCCTACGCAGGATGCCGCGCAGGCAGGCGTGCGTGCTGCGGCATCCGGGGGCTTTGAGAATGCGCGGATCATGGCTAATGACGCGCCATAG
- a CDS encoding D-alanyl-D-alanine carboxypeptidase family protein, producing MKKSVALLLFTALLTQPLVAAAPPYTSEAPIAYLKDLSSGAVLYSKGGQTRMPPASMAKMMTAHVAFRLIQKGELKLNTMFTVRPETWKQWHGPQAGSTMFLSAGEQVSVENLLHGIVTLSGNDACVVLAEGIAGTEQAFVAAMNEEAKRLGLKNSHFGTSNGWPDEGVTYVTAEDLAHLAQATVEETPDLYKRFYATRSFTWGKTMGGADIQQGNRNPILGKIAGADGLKTGHTEEAGFGFTGSAEQDGRRLVMVVAGLTSFNSRISESVRFMDWGFKAWKAQPLFKKGAVVDTAPVQLGSATSVSLVAPQNLAVTLPRTASANVQVKVVYTGPIKAPIAKGQKIADLIVSTPDTPPQVMALVAGEDVAEAGLFGRLWNGLKSLFG from the coding sequence ATGAAAAAGTCCGTCGCCCTTCTTCTTTTCACCGCTCTGCTGACGCAACCGCTGGTCGCTGCCGCGCCGCCTTATACCAGCGAAGCGCCGATCGCTTATCTCAAGGATCTCTCGTCCGGCGCTGTGCTGTACAGCAAGGGCGGACAGACCCGGATGCCACCGGCTTCGATGGCGAAGATGATGACGGCGCATGTCGCTTTCCGCCTGATCCAGAAGGGCGAATTGAAACTGAACACCATGTTCACCGTGCGCCCCGAAACTTGGAAACAATGGCACGGGCCGCAGGCGGGATCGACCATGTTCCTGTCGGCGGGCGAACAGGTGTCGGTCGAAAATCTGCTGCACGGCATTGTCACTCTGTCCGGCAATGACGCCTGCGTCGTTCTGGCCGAAGGGATTGCCGGAACCGAGCAGGCATTCGTCGCCGCGATGAATGAGGAAGCCAAGCGGCTTGGCCTGAAGAACAGCCATTTCGGCACCAGCAACGGCTGGCCCGACGAAGGCGTGACCTATGTGACCGCTGAAGATCTGGCTCATCTGGCGCAGGCGACGGTCGAGGAGACACCGGACCTCTACAAGCGTTTCTACGCCACCCGCTCCTTCACCTGGGGCAAGACGATGGGCGGCGCGGATATTCAGCAGGGCAACCGCAATCCGATATTGGGCAAGATCGCCGGGGCCGACGGCCTCAAGACCGGGCATACCGAGGAAGCCGGGTTCGGCTTTACCGGCTCGGCGGAACAGGACGGCCGCCGTCTGGTCATGGTCGTTGCAGGCCTGACCAGCTTCAACAGCCGCATCAGCGAATCCGTGCGTTTCATGGACTGGGGCTTCAAGGCGTGGAAAGCGCAGCCTTTGTTCAAAAAGGGTGCCGTCGTCGACACCGCGCCCGTGCAATTGGGCAGCGCTACGAGCGTATCGCTGGTCGCGCCGCAAAATCTGGCGGTCACCTTGCCCCGGACGGCATCGGCCAATGTGCAGGTGAAGGTGGTTTATACCGGCCCGATCAAGGCACCCATCGCCAAGGGGCAGAAGATCGCCGATCTGATCGTGTCCACGCCGGACACCCCGCCGCAGGTGATGGCCCTGGTCGCGGGTGAGGATGTTGCCGAAGCAGGGCTATTTGGTCGGCTTTGGAATGGCCTGAAATCGCTGTTCGGGTGA
- the tmk gene encoding dTMP kinase has protein sequence MPDFVGRFITLEGGEGAGKSTQLRALATVLRAHGIEVVETREPGGSEGAEAIRALLLTGGQDRWSPRAEALLFAAARADHVEKTIRPALARGAWVLSDRFLDSSRAYQGQGALTDADIVMLHRIGSNGFLPDRTLFLTLPETEAENRTRARDGDATDRIGGRDRDFHRTVADAFARFAAQEPERVRAIDASGAAADITDRLMAALADLLP, from the coding sequence TTGCCGGACTTTGTTGGGCGGTTCATTACGCTGGAAGGCGGGGAGGGCGCAGGAAAATCCACGCAGCTTCGCGCGCTCGCGACCGTTCTGCGCGCGCACGGGATCGAAGTGGTGGAAACGCGCGAGCCGGGCGGGAGCGAAGGGGCGGAAGCTATCCGTGCGCTGCTGCTGACGGGTGGGCAGGATCGCTGGAGTCCCCGCGCCGAAGCGCTGCTGTTCGCGGCGGCGCGCGCGGATCATGTCGAAAAGACTATCCGCCCTGCTCTGGCGCGCGGCGCGTGGGTGCTGTCCGATCGTTTTCTGGACTCCAGTCGTGCCTATCAGGGGCAGGGCGCGCTGACCGATGCCGACATCGTGATGCTGCACCGCATCGGCAGCAACGGCTTCCTGCCCGACCGGACCCTGTTCCTGACGCTGCCCGAAACCGAAGCGGAAAATCGCACGCGCGCGCGGGATGGCGATGCGACCGACCGGATCGGCGGACGCGACCGCGACTTTCATCGCACGGTGGCCGACGCCTTTGCACGATTTGCAGCGCAGGAGCCTGAACGGGTGCGCGCCATCGATGCGTCCGGCGCGGCGGCTGACATCACTGACCGGCTGATGGCTGCGCTGGCCGACCTGCTGCCATGA
- a CDS encoding DNA polymerase III subunit delta' yields the protein MTMPIGHDVQARMLVAAAASGRMHHGWILAGPKGIGKGGFARALALRLLADAAGPPVDDDGLAVPENHPVRRLIEASAHPDYAQLAPLEKDGVTARNISVDQVRGLGRLLHSAPSLSSRRIVVIDAADDLERGAANALLKTLEEPPTDMVFLLVSHAPGRLLPTIRSRCRTLRFDPLEDAAMRQVLRATDETLSPAEIDALVRAGEGSPGRALRYAGLNLVELESALVSISIDGDPGNRQRLALAKSLALKSARPRYEAFLERAPAFIANAARTRSGAALGGALDHWEAARHLAGGAIILSLDPASVVFELGGHVAALARS from the coding sequence ATGACCATGCCGATCGGCCATGATGTTCAGGCCCGTATGTTGGTTGCCGCCGCAGCGAGCGGGCGGATGCACCATGGCTGGATATTGGCCGGTCCCAAAGGCATTGGCAAAGGCGGATTTGCCCGTGCGCTGGCGCTGCGCCTGCTGGCCGATGCCGCAGGACCGCCTGTGGACGATGACGGCCTGGCCGTGCCGGAAAACCACCCGGTTCGCCGCCTGATCGAGGCATCGGCCCATCCCGATTATGCGCAACTTGCGCCGTTGGAAAAGGATGGCGTCACTGCCCGCAACATCAGCGTCGATCAGGTGCGCGGGCTTGGTCGGCTGCTGCATTCGGCCCCTTCGCTCTCATCTCGCCGGATCGTGGTGATAGACGCCGCCGACGATCTGGAACGGGGCGCGGCCAACGCGCTGCTCAAGACGCTGGAGGAACCGCCGACGGACATGGTCTTCCTGCTGGTCAGCCATGCGCCCGGCCGATTGCTTCCCACCATCCGCTCCCGTTGCCGCACCCTACGCTTCGATCCGCTGGAGGATGCGGCCATGCGTCAGGTTTTGCGTGCCACCGATGAAACATTGTCGCCCGCTGAAATCGACGCACTGGTCCGGGCGGGGGAGGGTTCTCCGGGCCGGGCCTTGCGCTATGCCGGGCTGAACCTGGTCGAACTGGAAAGCGCGCTCGTTTCGATCTCCATCGACGGGGATCCGGGCAATCGCCAGCGGCTGGCACTGGCCAAATCCCTGGCGCTCAAATCGGCACGCCCCCGTTATGAGGCGTTTCTGGAACGCGCGCCCGCCTTCATCGCCAACGCCGCACGCACGCGCAGCGGCGCAGCATTGGGTGGCGCACTCGACCATTGGGAAGCGGCGCGGCATCTGGCGGGTGGGGCCATCATTCTGTCACTTGATCCAGCGTCGGTCGTGTTCGAACTTGGGGGGCATGTGGCCGCACTGGCCCGGTCGTGA
- the metG gene encoding methionine--tRNA ligase: MSKPYTITTAISYPNGRPHIGHAYEVIATDAIARFHRMLGRDVFFQTGTDEHGLKMVQAARGRDMEPRALADEMSGYFRSMNETLNISHDRFIRTSETAHHSASQAIWQAMEANGDLYLDRYEGWYSVRDEAFYDEKELVGGEGGEKLSPQGTPVEWTVEESWFFRLSAYQDRLLALYESQPDFIRPDSRRNEIMRFVEGGLSDLSISRTSFDWGVKVPGSDGHVMYVWVDALTNYLTGCGYPDDADRMARYWAEGGDITHIIGKDIVRFHTVYWPAFLMSAKLPLPKQIFGHGFLLNRGEKMSKSVGNVADPIALAERFGVDQLRYFLLSEVMFGNDGSYSAEAIVARANSDLANSFGNLAQRTLSFIAKNLEGRLPQPAPQDVDSDLLATIAEAAATFQTAMADLAPSVAIEAWMRAVFACNAYIDVQAPWALRKTDPARMEAVLATLYEAIASLAIMIQPVIPGSATALLDHMGVAAEGRTYTLIGSGWYAALRATGFTLSAPKPLFPRLELTEADG; encoded by the coding sequence ATGTCCAAGCCCTACACCATCACCACCGCCATCTCCTACCCCAACGGTCGTCCCCATATCGGCCATGCTTATGAAGTGATCGCGACCGATGCGATTGCCCGGTTCCATCGGATGCTGGGCCGCGACGTGTTTTTTCAGACCGGCACTGACGAACATGGGTTGAAGATGGTGCAGGCCGCGCGCGGTCGCGACATGGAACCGCGCGCGCTGGCCGACGAAATGTCGGGCTATTTCCGGTCGATGAACGAAACGCTGAATATCAGCCATGACCGCTTCATCCGCACCAGCGAAACCGCGCATCACAGCGCCAGCCAGGCGATCTGGCAGGCGATGGAGGCGAATGGCGACCTTTATCTGGATCGCTACGAAGGCTGGTATTCGGTCCGCGACGAAGCCTTTTACGATGAAAAGGAACTGGTCGGCGGGGAAGGCGGGGAAAAACTCTCGCCGCAGGGAACGCCAGTGGAATGGACGGTCGAGGAAAGCTGGTTCTTCCGCCTGTCCGCCTATCAGGACCGTCTGCTGGCACTCTACGAAAGCCAGCCCGATTTCATTCGCCCCGACAGCCGCCGCAACGAAATCATGCGTTTTGTCGAAGGCGGCCTGTCGGACCTCAGCATTTCACGCACCAGCTTCGACTGGGGGGTCAAGGTGCCGGGGTCGGACGGCCATGTCATGTATGTCTGGGTCGATGCGCTGACCAATTATCTGACCGGCTGCGGCTATCCCGACGATGCGGACCGGATGGCGCGATATTGGGCGGAAGGCGGCGACATCACGCATATAATCGGCAAAGACATTGTGCGTTTTCATACCGTTTACTGGCCCGCTTTCCTGATGAGCGCGAAGCTGCCCTTGCCCAAACAGATATTCGGCCACGGTTTCCTGCTCAACCGGGGCGAAAAAATGTCCAAGTCGGTTGGCAATGTCGCCGACCCGATCGCACTGGCGGAACGATTCGGCGTCGATCAATTGCGCTATTTCCTGCTGTCCGAAGTCATGTTCGGCAATGACGGCAGCTATAGCGCCGAAGCGATCGTGGCGCGGGCGAACAGCGACCTTGCCAACAGTTTCGGCAATCTGGCGCAGCGGACATTGAGCTTCATTGCGAAAAATCTGGAAGGCCGCTTGCCGCAACCCGCGCCGCAGGACGTCGATAGCGACCTGCTGGCCACCATCGCCGAAGCCGCCGCCACATTCCAGACCGCCATGGCCGACCTCGCCCCCTCTGTCGCGATCGAGGCATGGATGCGCGCCGTCTTCGCCTGCAACGCCTATATCGACGTGCAGGCGCCCTGGGCGCTGCGCAAAACTGATCCCGCGCGGATGGAAGCGGTGCTGGCAACCCTGTATGAAGCGATCGCCAGCCTTGCCATCATGATCCAGCCCGTCATTCCGGGCAGCGCCACCGCCTTGCTCGACCATATGGGCGTGGCGGCGGAAGGCCGCACCTACACGCTCATCGGCTCCGGCTGGTACGCCGCCCTGCGCGCCACCGGCTTCACGCTGAGCGCGCCCAAGCCGCTATTCCCCCGCCTCGAACTCACCGAAGCGGACGGATAA
- a CDS encoding TatD family hydrolase yields the protein MLIDSHCHLNYKGLIEDQANVLDRARASGVGLMLNIATRESEWDDVLATAIREPDVWATVGIHPHEADEHPHIDTAKLVDRAAHPRVVGIGETGLDYYYDHSDRERQQGSFRSHIVASRETGLPLIVHTRDAEEDTLAIMRDEMGKGAYTGVIHCFTASGAFADAAMDLGFYISISGIVTFKSAKDLQETAARLPLDRLLVETDSPFLAPVPHRGRPCEPAFVADTARFLANLRGERLEDLAAATSANFRALFTKAA from the coding sequence ATGCTGATCGACAGCCATTGCCACCTCAATTACAAGGGGTTGATAGAGGATCAGGCCAATGTGCTGGACCGCGCCCGTGCGTCCGGCGTCGGCCTGATGCTCAACATCGCCACCCGCGAAAGCGAGTGGGACGATGTGCTGGCCACCGCCATCCGCGAACCGGATGTCTGGGCGACGGTTGGCATCCACCCGCATGAAGCCGACGAACATCCCCATATCGACACGGCCAAGCTGGTCGATCGCGCCGCCCATCCGCGTGTCGTGGGCATCGGCGAAACTGGCCTCGACTATTATTACGACCATAGCGACCGTGAGCGGCAGCAGGGCAGCTTTCGCTCCCACATCGTTGCGTCGCGGGAAACCGGCCTGCCGCTGATCGTCCACACCCGCGATGCGGAAGAGGATACGCTGGCGATCATGCGGGACGAGATGGGGAAGGGCGCTTATACCGGCGTCATCCACTGCTTCACCGCCAGCGGCGCCTTTGCCGACGCGGCGATGGACCTTGGCTTCTACATCAGTATATCGGGCATCGTGACGTTCAAGAGCGCGAAGGATTTGCAGGAAACGGCGGCGCGACTGCCGCTCGACCGTCTGCTGGTCGAAACGGACTCGCCCTTCCTCGCGCCGGTGCCGCACCGTGGCCGCCCGTGCGAACCGGCCTTCGTCGCGGACACCGCGCGGTTTCTGGCGAACCTGCGCGGCGAGAGGCTGGAGGATTTGGCGGCGGCCACGTCTGCCAATTTCCGCGCGCTGTTCACTAAGGCCGCATGA
- a CDS encoding MBL fold metallo-hydrolase, producing MSLILTILGCGTSSGVPRIGNDWGACDPAEPKNRRTRVSILVQSPTTCILVDTSPDMRAQLLAADVIDIDAILWTHDHADHSHGIDDVRQIFHHRRTPVPGYGRAQTMRLLGERFAYVFHGRNGYPPTVDAHILPDGLRIGDIDIACVDQPHGDIWSTGFRFSHGDRSVGYATDFHDLTPDMLALYDGLDVWVVDALREKPHPTHPHLALTLDGIVATRPDRAILIHMDQSMDYATLRDTLPDGVEPGYDGMTVQLATVEQGAV from the coding sequence ATGAGCCTGATCCTCACCATATTGGGATGCGGCACATCGTCGGGCGTGCCACGGATCGGCAATGACTGGGGCGCGTGCGACCCGGCCGAACCGAAGAACCGGCGCACCCGCGTATCCATATTGGTACAAAGCCCGACCACCTGCATATTGGTGGACACATCTCCCGACATGCGCGCGCAGTTGCTGGCGGCGGACGTCATCGACATCGACGCGATCCTGTGGACGCACGACCATGCCGATCACAGCCATGGCATCGACGATGTGCGCCAGATATTCCACCACCGCCGCACGCCCGTGCCGGGCTATGGCCGGGCGCAGACGATGCGGCTGCTGGGCGAACGCTTCGCCTATGTGTTCCACGGGCGCAACGGCTATCCGCCGACTGTCGATGCGCATATCCTGCCCGATGGGCTGCGCATCGGTGACATCGACATTGCCTGCGTCGATCAGCCCCATGGCGACATCTGGTCGACGGGTTTCCGCTTCAGCCATGGTGACCGTTCGGTCGGCTATGCCACCGATTTTCACGACCTGACGCCTGACATGCTGGCGCTGTATGACGGGCTGGACGTGTGGGTGGTGGATGCCCTGCGCGAAAAGCCGCATCCCACTCACCCGCATCTGGCGTTGACGCTCGACGGCATCGTCGCGACCCGCCCCGACCGCGCCATCCTGATCCACATGGACCAGAGTATGGATTATGCCACGCTGCGCGATACTTTGCCCGATGGGGTGGAGCCGGGCTATGACGGCATGACGGTGCAACTGGCAACAGTGGAGCAGGGGGCGGTATGA
- a CDS encoding TIGR02281 family clan AA aspartic protease translates to MNGGDQAASTIWYVLAIIFVASSLIGRRMAWGGLWRMALLWVAIFAALLGLFKLAQDQGFLTGRWAQRPVEQGDAPPLPPARAEGQALRIPVAPDGHYWVEGTINGTSARFLIDSGATVTALSDQTARAAGLNYDVGAPGIVMTTANGKIEARRSSIASLAIGPINASDLPVVVSPAFGEVNVIGMNMLSRLKSWGVQGGEMILTP, encoded by the coding sequence ATGAATGGCGGCGATCAGGCGGCATCGACCATCTGGTATGTGCTGGCGATCATATTTGTGGCGTCCTCGCTCATCGGACGGCGGATGGCCTGGGGCGGATTATGGCGCATGGCCTTGTTGTGGGTCGCGATCTTCGCCGCGCTGCTGGGTCTGTTCAAACTGGCGCAGGATCAGGGATTTCTGACTGGCCGCTGGGCGCAGCGACCCGTGGAGCAGGGGGACGCGCCGCCGCTCCCTCCCGCCCGTGCCGAGGGGCAGGCGTTGCGCATCCCGGTTGCGCCGGACGGGCATTATTGGGTCGAAGGAACGATCAACGGCACCAGCGCCCGCTTCCTGATCGATAGCGGCGCGACCGTCACGGCATTGTCGGACCAGACGGCGCGGGCGGCGGGCCTCAACTATGACGTTGGCGCGCCCGGTATCGTCATGACGACCGCCAATGGCAAAATAGAGGCACGGCGCTCCAGTATCGCCAGCCTGGCCATCGGGCCGATCAACGCCAGCGACCTGCCCGTCGTCGTGTCGCCGGCCTTTGGAGAGGTGAATGTGATTGGCATGAACATGTTATCGCGCCTGAAAAGCTGGGGCGTGCAGGGTGGCGAAATGATATTGACGCCATGA